The following coding sequences are from one Triticum aestivum cultivar Chinese Spring chromosome 5A, IWGSC CS RefSeq v2.1, whole genome shotgun sequence window:
- the LOC123105125 gene encoding probable N-acetyltransferase HLS1 — MVEAVAEEEPVVREYDDVRDRAGVEEVERECEVGSSGGGGEMCLFTDLLGDPLCRIRNSPDFLMLVAETATGSAAGGGAEIIGLVRGCVKSVVSGGSHAKDKDPIYTKVAYILGLRVSPNHRRKGVGRKLVERMEQWFRQKGAEYSYMATEQDNEASVRLFTSRCGYSKFRTPSLLVHPVFRHALKPSRRASIVRLEPRDAERLYRWHFAAVEFFPADIDAVLSNALSLGTFLALPAGTSWHGDVEAFLAAPPASWAVLSVWNCMDAFRLEVRGAPRLMRAAAGATRLVDRAAPWLRIPSIPNLFAPFGLYFLYGLGGAGPGAPRLVRALCRHAHNMARRGGCGVVATEVAALEPVRAGVPHWARLGAEDLWCIKRLADGYNHGLLGDWTKAAPGRSIFVDPREF, encoded by the exons ATGGTTGAGGCAGTGGCGGAGGAGGAGCCGGTGGTGCGGGAGTACGACGACGTCCGCGACCGCGCCGGCGTGGAGGAGGTGGAGCGGGAGTGCGAGGTGgggtccagcggcggcggcggcgagatgtgcCTCTTCACGGACCTCCTCGGCGACCCGCTCTGCCGCATTCGCAACTCGCCGGACTTCCTCATGCTG GTCGCGGAGACAGCAACCGGcagcgccgccggcggcggcgcggagatAATCGGCCTCGTCCGCGGCTGCGTGAAGTCCGTCGTCTCCGGCGGCTCCCACGCCAAGGACAAGGACCCCATCTACACCAAGGTCGCCTACATCCTCGGCCTCCGCGTCTCACCCAACCATCG GAGGAAAGGGGTGGGGAGGAAGCTCGTGGAGAGGATGGAGCAATGGTTCCGGCAGAAGGGCGCGGAGTACTCGTACATGGCGACGGAGCAGGACAACGAGGCGTCCGTGCGCCTCTTCACCTCCCGCTGCGGCTACTCCAAGTTCCGCACGCCGTCGTTGCTCGTCCACCCGGTGTTCCGCCACGCCCTCAAGCCCTCGCGCCGCGCCTCCATCGTGCGCCTCGAGCCCCGCGACGCCGAGCGCCTCTACCGCTGGCACTTTGCCGCCGTCGAGTTCTTCCCCGCCGACATCGACGCCGTGCTGTCCAACGCCCTGTCGCTCGGCACGTTCCTGGCGCTCCCGGCGGGCACAAGTTGGCACGGGGACGTTGAGGCATTTCTCGCCGCGCCGCCGGCTTCGTGGGCGGTGCTGAGCGTGTGGAACTGCATGGACGCCTTCCGTCTCGAGGTGCGCGGCGCACCCCGTCTGATGCGCGCCGCGGCCGGCGCAACGCGGCTGGTGGACCGAGCGGCGCCGTGGCTCCGGATACCCTCCATCCCGAACCTCTTCGCGCCGTTCGGGCTCTACTTCCTCTACGGCCTGGGCGGCGCCGGGCCGGGAGCGCCGCGGCTGGTGCGCGCGCTGTGCCGGCACGCGCACAACATGGCCCGACGCGGCGGATgcggcgtggtggccaccgagGTCGCCGCCCTCGAGCCCGTGCGCGCCGGGGTGCCGCACTGGGCGCGTCTCGGCGCCGAGGACCTCTGGTGCATCAAGCGGCTCGCCGACGGCTACAACCACGGGCTGCTCGGCGACTGGACCAAGGCGGCGCCCGGGCGCTCCATCTTCGTCGACCCCAGAGAGTTTTAG